The following proteins are encoded in a genomic region of Gimesia algae:
- a CDS encoding alpha/beta hydrolase yields the protein MLLRRFMSSLMRVGLMVGVWLSVVEVRSAELETEELFSRIVALSFESASLKKRKQAVVVLPEEWRSIKPAERRTLVILHGRGRHERSLIDDKLIRKQLLDSGLFVILPDGDDGWYLNSPLRKQDMYETYLEEVLAIVSEQYELPTSQKQWAIAGWSMGGFGCVRFAEQHPGRFAAVSSIIGLLDFPRDGLPKGQSYKVPVERFGSDEAVWKKFNPLQGAGKLRGTSVLIITADNAFDRTMNEHFRDRLTALEIPHQYVELKGGHTFPVVQAAIPLVLAFTKRVLQRN from the coding sequence ATGTTACTGAGACGATTTATGAGTTCTCTGATGCGGGTTGGTCTGATGGTGGGAGTCTGGCTGTCTGTTGTTGAAGTGAGGTCTGCAGAACTGGAAACTGAGGAACTCTTTTCGCGGATTGTTGCGCTTTCATTTGAGAGTGCGAGTTTGAAAAAACGAAAGCAGGCAGTGGTCGTGCTGCCTGAAGAGTGGCGGTCGATCAAACCTGCGGAGCGGCGGACGCTGGTCATTCTACACGGACGAGGGCGGCATGAGCGATCACTGATTGATGACAAGCTGATCCGCAAACAGCTTTTAGATTCCGGCTTGTTTGTCATCCTGCCGGACGGTGATGATGGCTGGTATCTTAATTCGCCGCTACGGAAGCAGGATATGTATGAGACGTATCTGGAAGAGGTCCTGGCGATTGTCTCTGAGCAGTATGAACTGCCGACATCACAAAAACAGTGGGCGATTGCCGGCTGGTCGATGGGAGGCTTTGGCTGCGTGCGTTTTGCTGAACAGCATCCCGGTCGGTTTGCAGCGGTGAGCTCCATCATCGGGCTTCTGGATTTTCCGCGCGATGGATTACCGAAAGGACAGTCGTATAAAGTGCCTGTCGAACGATTCGGTTCCGATGAAGCAGTGTGGAAAAAGTTTAATCCGCTGCAGGGAGCGGGAAAGCTACGCGGGACATCGGTCCTGATCATCACGGCTGATAATGCCTTTGACCGAACAATGAACGAGCATTTTCGCGACCGGCTGACCGCGCTGGAGATACCTCATCAATATGTAGAGCTCAAAGGGGGGCACACATTTCCCGTAGTGCAGGCCGCGATACCGCTGGTACTGGCGTTTACAAAACGCGTGTTACAGCGAAATTAA
- a CDS encoding SGNH/GDSL hydrolase family protein, translated as MQNLLQNPAFRLRKTAAIEPGRSILCWNTDRWGDVIAGKGNGKLVLQPTENMVEILPGKRIWQFATLPELGLKSGDAVSLSVNGYQETSGALKARLSLMLIESADGEWSPSDFRLPDKRTFAKQGRGELIRAPQRDVSAKETGKVFQLQVNGLKVDPRFKHQRESDAAFRNVVGVLVEFVNDSDKRVWIDSPVLVKRDQVVTEAAASRALPDLYRRIPRTMEKLTSGQPVTILTLGSSIDRGSANPRLYFYDEDPASPHYKEPLVEARPGKPDAMKQLIAERMERPDLQDYVGWSQHYFMYTGRMRRELLRKFHYPVDKILLNVMAADGSSIGESHSGFQEYAALELPPDPNDNGHPTGKSWQELYPALFENGKKPGPDLVIFGHGHNEHIDRPDEIAAYEGAIRWFQRHYPGVEFVSCMWIRDKGQPNSMTGPMQQLCTHYGIPFVDLGELLIDLKTTCNQYAIAPDGGHPGAASHYLWFKQLEQVFEMPDDPQPGIAQQQLPARMNDFTANWEGEIVRFAADSPRIVDGRMMILEDTAFNLWADNKREKMQLQIDGQPAQHAGHGRHSWSRPNPRNSTFVHGRLSRGDRHIIEIPHKNARLNTVDCKVGLNRRFFGVDSKDWQGASAVKTFESKWGAPYGEKAFFLQPGETLEIDVEADELSIAWLDDPDGGTLIAEVDGKQVWAQPTNEPFTDSQGRKHFIENRRGVLGLPFGKHRIRLQAKGEPVRVIGVFGYDGR; from the coding sequence GTGCAGAATCTCCTGCAGAACCCGGCGTTCCGATTGCGGAAGACGGCTGCAATAGAGCCGGGACGATCGATTCTCTGCTGGAATACGGATCGCTGGGGAGATGTGATTGCCGGGAAGGGCAACGGAAAACTGGTGCTCCAGCCAACCGAGAATATGGTGGAGATTCTGCCGGGCAAGCGGATCTGGCAGTTTGCGACGCTGCCGGAACTGGGACTGAAGTCTGGCGATGCGGTCAGTCTGTCGGTCAACGGGTACCAGGAAACGAGCGGCGCCCTCAAAGCGCGGCTCAGTCTGATGCTGATTGAAAGTGCCGATGGTGAGTGGTCGCCTTCGGATTTTCGTCTGCCCGATAAGCGAACGTTTGCGAAGCAGGGGCGAGGGGAACTGATCCGTGCGCCGCAGCGGGATGTGTCTGCGAAGGAGACCGGAAAAGTATTTCAACTGCAAGTGAATGGCCTCAAGGTCGATCCCCGGTTTAAGCATCAGCGAGAGTCGGATGCTGCGTTCCGAAATGTGGTAGGTGTGCTGGTGGAGTTTGTGAATGACTCTGACAAACGGGTCTGGATTGATTCGCCTGTGCTGGTTAAAAGGGATCAGGTGGTGACTGAGGCTGCCGCGTCCCGCGCGCTGCCGGACTTGTATCGACGGATTCCCCGTACGATGGAGAAGCTGACGTCAGGCCAACCGGTGACGATTCTGACGCTCGGTTCAAGCATCGACCGGGGGAGTGCCAACCCGCGGTTGTATTTCTACGACGAAGATCCCGCGAGTCCGCATTATAAAGAGCCCCTGGTTGAAGCCCGACCGGGAAAGCCAGATGCGATGAAACAGCTGATCGCAGAACGGATGGAGCGTCCCGATCTGCAGGATTATGTGGGCTGGTCGCAACATTATTTTATGTATACCGGCCGGATGCGGCGGGAACTGCTGCGGAAGTTTCATTATCCGGTTGACAAGATTCTGCTGAACGTGATGGCCGCCGATGGTTCATCGATTGGCGAATCGCATAGCGGCTTTCAAGAATACGCGGCGCTGGAGCTACCGCCTGATCCGAATGACAACGGGCATCCTACGGGTAAGTCGTGGCAGGAACTTTATCCTGCGTTATTTGAAAACGGAAAAAAGCCCGGTCCTGATCTGGTAATCTTCGGGCATGGGCACAATGAGCATATTGACCGTCCCGATGAAATCGCCGCGTATGAAGGGGCGATTCGCTGGTTTCAACGACATTATCCTGGCGTAGAGTTCGTTTCTTGCATGTGGATCCGCGATAAAGGCCAGCCGAATTCGATGACCGGGCCGATGCAGCAGCTCTGTACACATTATGGAATTCCGTTTGTCGATCTGGGAGAATTGTTGATCGATCTGAAGACGACGTGTAATCAATATGCGATTGCTCCTGATGGCGGTCATCCTGGTGCTGCCAGTCATTATCTCTGGTTCAAACAGCTGGAGCAGGTGTTCGAGATGCCCGACGATCCGCAGCCGGGAATCGCTCAGCAGCAGCTACCTGCGCGGATGAATGACTTTACGGCGAACTGGGAAGGGGAGATAGTCCGGTTCGCTGCCGACAGTCCGCGGATTGTGGACGGGCGAATGATGATTCTGGAAGACACCGCGTTCAATCTCTGGGCGGATAACAAACGAGAGAAGATGCAGTTGCAGATCGATGGTCAGCCGGCGCAACACGCGGGACATGGACGGCATAGCTGGTCGCGACCCAATCCACGCAATTCGACGTTCGTGCATGGTCGACTGTCGCGCGGCGATCGACATATTATTGAAATTCCCCATAAGAATGCGCGGTTGAACACCGTGGACTGCAAAGTGGGTCTGAACCGCCGGTTCTTTGGCGTCGACTCAAAGGACTGGCAGGGAGCATCTGCGGTAAAGACATTCGAATCGAAGTGGGGCGCACCTTACGGGGAGAAGGCGTTCTTTCTGCAGCCGGGTGAGACGCTGGAAATTGATGTGGAAGCGGATGAATTGTCGATCGCCTGGCTGGATGATCCGGACGGAGGCACGCTGATAGCGGAAGTGGATGGTAAACAGGTCTGGGCACAGCCGACCAATGAGCCGTTTACCGATTCGCAGGGGAGGAAGCACTTTATTGAGAACCGTCGCGGCGTGCTGGGGCTGCCGTTCGGGAAGCATCGGATTCGGTTACAGGCAAAGGGGGAGCCGGTGCGGGTGATCGGGGTGTTTGGTTATGACGGGCGGTAA
- a CDS encoding sigma-70 family RNA polymerase sigma factor has translation MSDSDLDEEYVALIAGSQPALRGLLRALVRRAADVDDVLQETNTVLWRKRQEFDRDRPFLPWACRIAQLQSLAYFKRVRHHGQSAVDEQTLEQIAAVATSRAVETHSHTVALTHCMEKLPLEHRQLVESRYCDATPVNQIASQAGRSADAVSMTLYRIRKALMECIQKQVAREAQ, from the coding sequence TTGTCGGACAGTGATCTCGATGAAGAATATGTCGCGTTGATTGCTGGCAGTCAGCCTGCGTTGCGGGGGCTGTTGAGGGCGTTGGTTCGTCGGGCAGCAGACGTGGATGATGTGCTGCAGGAGACGAATACCGTGCTGTGGCGGAAGCGACAGGAATTTGATCGGGATCGTCCGTTTCTTCCCTGGGCGTGTCGCATCGCACAGTTGCAGTCGCTGGCGTATTTCAAACGGGTGCGCCATCACGGGCAGTCGGCTGTGGACGAGCAGACGCTGGAACAGATTGCTGCTGTTGCGACCAGCAGAGCGGTAGAGACGCATTCTCACACCGTCGCGCTGACGCATTGCATGGAAAAGCTGCCTCTTGAACATCGACAGCTGGTGGAGAGTCGCTACTGCGATGCGACACCGGTGAACCAGATTGCATCACAGGCAGGACGTTCGGCGGATGCGGTTTCGATGACATTATATCGAATTCGAAAAGCGCTTATGGAATGCATTCAAAAACAGGTGGCCCGGGAGGCACAGTGA
- a CDS encoding FecR domain-containing protein, producing the protein MNSSNDAIQKELAALTCRVLDHSLTHAEDARLTEILSEYPELIEDYTNQIQADAVLTADLYAAVPEGVDLETLETTAYPTVVAEEVEIEAGRTISLWQSVTVVIVVLLVGIALWLNAGWWDVKPVNQVAVISEPAPPALSHVGMLLDTEDAVWEDEELGEEIAYGTRFPAGKKLWLKSGIGRIRFESGAGIVLEGPAQIELCSPLNAKLNYGKIAAYVPDEAHGFTIDTPEIQIVDQGTRFGAVVDPLGKAEVHVFEGQVDVKPQAAAKTLNLKASQAVLFSRQNELGSAIRLTPTKFADVPSLEQLTAAKSGNYPPVEAVPFDHETPRNEYALIQTKSALPKGILAGEAFEYPATSLLQQTGGVGFHYEGWWADPNFTRLMVPEQRMQWGELDANPMVLQSRGHHHAYPALAHRMARKLETPLTRDFYFSLLVKYEGLDKNDFFALWFDDSLGSKGNSHSRVPNFGLKEKRFFARFEVNQEGFSAGLVEGECFLLVGRVMKEQSSYFNRLEIWVNPVGDRSETPDAVVELGKGAKKLNAVHVLGMRIGQYTEVGDSLFVDRLVIGKTFESVTQPVE; encoded by the coding sequence ATGAATTCATCAAACGACGCCATTCAAAAAGAACTCGCCGCGCTGACCTGTCGGGTTCTGGATCATAGTCTGACCCATGCAGAAGACGCGCGACTGACCGAGATTCTGTCTGAATACCCTGAACTGATCGAAGACTATACGAATCAGATCCAGGCTGATGCAGTGCTGACAGCTGATCTGTATGCTGCGGTGCCGGAAGGGGTTGACCTGGAAACACTGGAAACCACTGCCTATCCAACGGTCGTCGCGGAAGAAGTGGAAATCGAGGCGGGACGAACCATCTCGTTGTGGCAGTCGGTCACTGTGGTGATTGTCGTGTTGCTGGTAGGCATTGCGCTGTGGCTGAATGCGGGCTGGTGGGATGTGAAACCGGTGAATCAGGTCGCTGTAATTTCTGAACCGGCTCCGCCTGCGCTAAGCCATGTCGGGATGTTGCTGGATACGGAGGATGCAGTGTGGGAAGACGAGGAACTGGGCGAGGAGATTGCCTATGGAACCCGGTTTCCGGCGGGAAAAAAACTGTGGTTGAAGTCGGGGATTGGCAGGATACGCTTTGAAAGTGGTGCTGGAATCGTGCTGGAAGGTCCGGCGCAGATTGAACTGTGTTCGCCGCTGAATGCAAAGCTGAACTATGGCAAGATTGCCGCTTATGTCCCTGACGAAGCACACGGTTTTACCATCGATACCCCTGAGATTCAGATCGTCGATCAGGGGACACGGTTCGGTGCAGTCGTTGATCCACTGGGTAAAGCGGAAGTGCATGTGTTTGAAGGGCAGGTGGATGTCAAACCGCAGGCCGCTGCAAAGACGCTTAATCTGAAAGCGAGTCAGGCGGTGCTGTTCTCACGACAGAATGAACTGGGATCTGCGATCCGATTGACTCCGACCAAATTTGCCGATGTGCCGTCCCTCGAACAGCTGACGGCAGCCAAATCGGGGAACTATCCCCCCGTGGAAGCGGTTCCCTTTGATCACGAAACACCACGGAATGAATATGCCTTGATTCAGACGAAGTCGGCGTTGCCGAAAGGGATTCTGGCTGGTGAAGCGTTTGAGTATCCGGCGACGTCACTGTTACAGCAGACCGGGGGCGTGGGTTTTCACTATGAAGGCTGGTGGGCCGATCCGAATTTTACCCGGCTGATGGTTCCCGAGCAGAGAATGCAGTGGGGCGAACTGGATGCGAACCCGATGGTTTTGCAGTCGCGGGGACATCATCATGCGTATCCGGCGCTGGCACATCGGATGGCGCGCAAACTGGAAACGCCGCTCACCAGGGACTTTTATTTCAGTCTGCTGGTGAAGTATGAAGGGCTGGACAAGAATGATTTCTTTGCACTGTGGTTTGACGATTCGCTGGGAAGCAAGGGGAACAGTCATTCGCGTGTGCCCAATTTCGGCTTGAAAGAGAAACGGTTCTTCGCCCGTTTTGAGGTGAATCAGGAAGGGTTTTCCGCGGGACTGGTGGAAGGGGAATGTTTTCTGCTGGTGGGGCGTGTGATGAAAGAGCAGTCGTCTTATTTCAATCGTCTGGAAATCTGGGTGAATCCGGTCGGGGATCGGAGTGAGACTCCTGATGCGGTCGTGGAGTTGGGTAAAGGGGCAAAGAAGCTGAATGCAGTTCACGTTCTGGGCATGCGAATTGGACAATACACAGAGGTCGGCGACTCACTGTTCGTGGATCGACTGGTGATAGGAAAGACTTTTGAATCAGTGACACAACCTGTAGAGTAA